The genome window CGCGCTGACGCCCGCACCCACACCGGACCCCGTCATCATCGACGCGGAAGATCCCGAGACCCCCGACGAGGACCGCCCGTGACCACCCCTCCCCGGTATCCGACCGCCGACCCCTCCGACCCCGCGCTCGGCGATCTCGTCACCGCCCTCACCGCCCTCGGCTACGGAACAACATCTGTCCAGTCGGTGCTCGGTGCCGTCGGCTGGCGCGAGGCCCTCGCCGGTCACCCCGGCGCCGCGCTACGCCACCTGTCCGACGTGCAGTCCTCCCGGGAGTCCGTGCTCACGGCAGCCTTCTTCCTCCGGGAACCCGTCGCGGTGCAGGCGCTGGCCGACCTCATCGGAACCGGTCTCGTCGACCGGTTGTGTGCCTCCGGCGTTCTCGTCTCCGACGGTGCCGACCGACTGGTCTGCACCGTGGATATCCGACCGATACACACCGCCCGGTCGGACCGCACCCCGGGCACCGGTGAGGTCCTCATCGTCTCGGACCCCGACGCGTCTCTTGATGTCCGAGTCCCCGGGCCCGACCATGTGCCCGGCGTCGGCCAGGCACCGCTCACGCTACTCAACCAGGTGCCTACCGGTCGGGTGGACAGGCTTCTGGATCTCGGCACCGGATCCGGTGTCCTCGCTCTGGTTCTCCCGGCGGATCGGACCGTCGCCACCGATATCCATCCTCGCGCCCTCGACTTCGCACGGGCCTCGGAACACAGTGTGCTGCGCGTGGACGGGCCCCGCAGCGCGGTGGACTGGCGGACCGGCAGCTGGTTCGACCCGGTGTCCGGGGAGCTGTTCGACCGGATCGTCTCCAACCCTCCGTTCGTTGTCGGTGACGGTGACGTGGGACATGTCTACCGGGATTCCGGACTCACTCTCGACGGCGCCAGTCGTCTGGTGGCCGCCGGTGCGGCGGAACACCTCGCCCCCGGCGGGACTGCCCATCTGCTGGGCGCCTGGGCCACCGGATTCACCGAGTCACCGGCCTCTCGGGTGGCGTCCTGGTTACCCGACGTCGGCATCCGGGCATGGGTGGTGCAGCGTGACGAGGTCGATCCGGAGACCTATGTCCGGACCTGGCTGACCGACGAGTCCGTGGATCTGCGCACCCCGGACGGTCGGCGTCGCTCCCGCCGGTGGCTGGACATGTTCGCCGACCGGGGGGTGACCAGGATCGGGATGGGCTACCTGCACATGCAGCGCATCGAGGGGCCCACTGAGGTCACTTTCGAGGAGATCTCTGCGCCGGACCTCGGATTCTTCGGTGACGAGGTCGCTGAGTGGTTCCTGCGCAGCGGGTGGCTCGCCGACCAGGACGCGGAGTCACTGCTCGCGGCACGGTACGCCGTGCGCCCCTCGGTGGCGAGGGAGACAGTCGAGCTCCCGGATCCCACCGGGCTCGGGTTCCACCCGGTGGTTCTCCGGCTGACCCGTACCGACGGTCCACAGTTCACCCACGAAATCGATACGCCCCTGGGGGCCGTGGTCGCCGGACTGTCCGCCTCCGGTCTGGCCTTGGGCGACACCGCCGGCCTGTACTGTGCCGTCAACGA of Corynebacterium terpenotabidum Y-11 contains these proteins:
- a CDS encoding DUF7782 domain-containing protein; protein product: MTTPPRYPTADPSDPALGDLVTALTALGYGTTSVQSVLGAVGWREALAGHPGAALRHLSDVQSSRESVLTAAFFLREPVAVQALADLIGTGLVDRLCASGVLVSDGADRLVCTVDIRPIHTARSDRTPGTGEVLIVSDPDASLDVRVPGPDHVPGVGQAPLTLLNQVPTGRVDRLLDLGTGSGVLALVLPADRTVATDIHPRALDFARASEHSVLRVDGPRSAVDWRTGSWFDPVSGELFDRIVSNPPFVVGDGDVGHVYRDSGLTLDGASRLVAAGAAEHLAPGGTAHLLGAWATGFTESPASRVASWLPDVGIRAWVVQRDEVDPETYVRTWLTDESVDLRTPDGRRRSRRWLDMFADRGVTRIGMGYLHMQRIEGPTEVTFEEISAPDLGFFGDEVAEWFLRSGWLADQDAESLLAARYAVRPSVARETVELPDPTGLGFHPVVLRLTRTDGPQFTHEIDTPLGAVVAGLSASGLALGDTAGLYCAVNDLDEDAFVTALVPLIVDLVRHGLLIPADLVADTAPPAPGADR